A genomic segment from Synchiropus splendidus isolate RoL2022-P1 chromosome 18, RoL_Sspl_1.0, whole genome shotgun sequence encodes:
- the frmd4bb gene encoding FERM domain-containing protein 4B isoform X2 has translation MTEGRLCQVQLLDERKLELLVQPKLLSYELLDLVSSHFNLKEKEFFGLAFCDDNGRRKWLQMDRRVLDHDFSKKSSSVALNFLVRFYIESIMQLKDIITVELFFLNAKSAVYNGVIEVESENVFRLAASALQEAKGDYVSDETTRADLKKLPTLPTKVLKEHPSLAYWCVFAKISGRDCCITLISGLSTCSEERVIEYYKQMKGVSRGQAIVQYLTLVETLPTYGVHYYEVKVGPLKRFMGIILFLPSIWALCAQDKQGIPWWLGISYKGISQYDLQDKLKPRKLYQWKQLENLYFREKKFAVEVNDPHRRAVTKRTFGQTGLLIHTWYASHSLIKTIWIMAISQHQFYLDRKQSKTKTGATRSLEDLAIDLTEHGVTKINKLGETIAKNNLITASNGSLVSTGSADSEMSEEQKKEKLAELRKKEQAIQDILAKKTKELKKICLREAELTGKLPKEYPLSSGERPPQIRRRVGTAFKLDDLFPYHEDPFLRNLESRFALQQKIVEAAKKLANEAELCKTVKKKRRRNCLDAMQKLQQIEDEMNQYRIKKGKKPTQRASVIIADELNRSDGSSMSSLPLDDDDSDCASQRPRSRSVQGSPQLSPMRSLGGDYDSERSAPPRENHQHKNHCRIAFEGQLGPHYYHSPRAVSSTQSSPYRTVPRPPRDPHSMSSSPIMTRNAYSSIQLRSDGSPHGFRHRSGSLESRLRKDMESEKPVFILSPAHRSNSTELLEDCSSYTSQSSLDYIGASASHYSTLDSQTTAMHRLHRKVEVYGNTGSMPNLVQHHSGCSYTCETSAPSAYYVSGYQCPDTYTNDAYMYDSDVEGHYNVNPSYQVNGYHGHERFRHYSSDHADGFSQNPYATVRPPRNREGPKNELLAKNMQKVLVAEHLRGWYHRNKGHKDGRKGVMAAYDFDTGSQLSLGYQTMPAAFSHSSRTASFSSVSSVESTGNWHNQLAVGLSEYESPDAPQYSQSPYHYSPTHKYHLGGGYTNIR, from the exons ATGACGGAGGGTCGACTGTGTCAGGTGCAACTGCTGGACGAGAGaaagctggagctgctggttCAG CCCAAACTTCTGTCCTACGAGCTGCTGGACTTGGTGTCGTCTCATTTTAACCTCAAAGAGAAGGAATTTTTCGGCCTCGCGTTTTGCGACGACAA TGGTCGACGTAAGTGGCTTCAAATGGACCGCAGAGTTCTGGACCATGACTTCTCCAAGAAGTCGAGCTCTGTTGCTCTGAACTTCCTTGTCAG GTTTTACATAGAAAGCATAATGCAGCTCAAGGACATCATCACGGTGGAGCTCTTCTTCCTGAATGCTAAATCGGCTGTGTATAAT GGGGTAATAGAAGTGGAAAGCGAGAATGTCTTCAGACTGGCAGCAAGCGCTCTTCAG GAAGCTAAAGGAGACTACGTGAG TGATGAAACCACCCGAGCCGACTTGAAGAAACTACCAACTCTGCCAACCAAAGTTCTCAAGGAGCATCCGTCACTTGCATACTGGTGTGTATTTGCTAAAATCAGCGGACGAGATTGCTGCATCACTTTAATCTCGGGGCTCTCCACCTGCAGCGAGGAGCGCGTGATTGAATACTATAAGCAAATGAAGGGCGTCTCCAGAGGACAAGCCATTGTGCA GTATTTGACGTTGGTGGAAACGCTGCCCACGTACGGAGTGCACTATTACGAGGTCAAGGTAGGTCCTCTGAAGAGATTCATGGGAATCATCTTGTTCCTGCCTTCAATCTGGGCTCTGTGTGCGCAGGACAAGCAAGGGATCCCGTGGTGGCTTGGAATCAGCTATAAGGGCATCAGCCAGTACGACCTTCAGGACAAATTAAAACCTCGAAAG CTTTACCAGTGGAAGCAGCTGGAAAACCTGTACTTCCGTGAGAAGAAGTTTGCAGTGGAAGTCAACGACCCGCACCG GAGAGCGGTGACTAAGCGCACGTTTGGTCAGACCGGTCTGCTCATCCACACTTGGTATGCTAGCCACTCGCTGATCAAAACCATATGGATCATGGCCATCAGTCAGCACCAGTTCTACTTGGACCGAAAGCAAAGCAAA ACGAAGACTGGAGCGACACGGAGCCTGGAGGACCTCGCCATCGATCTAACAGAGCATGGAGTCACCAAAATCAACAAGCTCGGAGAAACAATCGCAAAGAACAACTTGATAACAGCCAGCAACGGGAGTCTTGTGTCGACAG GCTCTGCAGATTCTGAGATGAGcgaggagcagaagaaggagaagctTGCAGAGTTAAGAAAGAAAGAGCAGGCCATCCAAGACATTTTGGCAAAGAAAACGAAAGAATTGAAGAAAATCTGCTTGAGAGAGGCG GAGCTGACTGGAAAGCTTCCCAAAGAGTATCCCCTGTCGTCAGGTGAGAGGCCACCGCAGATCAGAAGACGGGTGGGGACGGCTTTCAAGCTGGACGACCTCTTCCCGTATCATGAG GACCCTTTTCTCCGAAACCTGGAGAGCAGGTTTGCGCTGCAGCAGAAGATTGTCGAAGCGGCGAAGAAGCTGGCGAATGAGGCCGAACTGTGCAagactgtgaagaagaagaggaggaggaactgCCTGGATGCGATGCAGAAGCTACAGCAGATAGAGGACGAGATGAACCAGTACCGAATCAAGAAGGGGAAAAAGCCGACACAGCGAGCCTCTGTCATCATTGCAG atgaactCAACCGCTCAGACGGCAGCTCCATGTCCAGCCTCCCTCTAGATGACG ATGACTCCGACTGCGCCAGTCAGAGGCCACGCTCGCGCTCCGTCCAAGGTTCCCCTCAGCTGAGCCCGATGCGATCACTGGGCGGTGACTATGACTCAGAGCGCTCAGCTCCACCCCGAGAAAACCACCAGCACAAAAACCACTGCAG AATAGCTTTTGAAGGCCAGCTGGGTCCGCACTACTACCACAGTCCGAGAGCGGTGTCCTCCACTCAGAGTAGTCCCTATAGAACTGTCCCCAGGCCACCCAGAGATCCGCACAGCATGTCTTCCTCTCCGATTATGACCCGAAATGCCTACAGCAGCATCCAGCTCAG GTCAGACGGGTCGCCTCACGGTTTCAGGCATCGCAGTGGAAGTTTGGAGTCCCGTTTGAGGAAAGACATGGAATCTGAGAAGCCGGTTTTCATCTTGTCGCCTGCCCATCGCAGCAATAGCACTGAGCTGTTGGAGGACTGCTCCTCCTACACCAGTCAGTCCAGCCTGGACTACATCGGGGCGTccgcctcccactacagcacaCTGGACTCCCAAACAACAGCCATGCACCGCCTCCACAGGAAGGTGGAGGTGTACGGAAACACCGGGAGCATGCCCAACCTGGTCCAGCACCACTCTGGCTGTAGCTACACATGCGAGACCTCAGCACCCAGTGCCTACTACGTCTCTGGCTACCAGTGTCCAGACACGTACACAAACGATGCCTACATGTACGACAGCGACGTTGAAGGtcactacaatgtcaacccatCCTATCAAGTGAACGGCTACCATGGACATGAGAGGTTCCGGCACTACAGCAGCGACCACGCCGACGGGTTTTCGCAGAATCCGTACGCAACGGTGAGGCCACCTCGGAACAGGGAGGGGCCGAAAAACGAGCTCCTGGCTAAGAACATGCAGAAGGTGCTCGTGGCGGAGCACCTGAGAGGCTGGTACCATCGGAACAAGGGCCATAAGGATGGGAGGAAGGGGGTCATGGCGGCGTATGACTTTGACACCGGCTCCCAACTGAGTTTGGGCTACCAGACCATGCCAGCTGCTTTCAGTCACTCCAGCAGAACGGCCTCCTTCTCTTCAG TATCGTCGGTCGAGAGCACGGGAAACTGGCATAACCAGCTTGCAGTTGGCCTGAGCGAGTATGAATCACCTGACGCGCCTCAGTACTCCCAGTCTCCATATCACTACAGTCCCACACACAA ATATCACCTGGGAGGAGGCTACACAAATATCCGCTGA
- the frmd4bb gene encoding FERM domain-containing protein 4B isoform X3, with amino-acid sequence MTEGRLCQVQLLDERKLELLVQPKLLSYELLDLVSSHFNLKEKEFFGLAFCDDNGRRKWLQMDRRVLDHDFSKKSSSVALNFLVRFYIESIMQLKDIITVELFFLNAKSAVYNGVIEVESENVFRLAASALQEAKGDYVSDETTRADLKKLPTLPTKVLKEHPSLAYCEERVIEYYKQMKGVSRGQAIVQYLTLVETLPTYGVHYYEVKVGPLKRFMGIILFLPSIWALCAQDKQGIPWWLGISYKGISQYDLQDKLKPRKLYQWKQLENLYFREKKFAVEVNDPHRRAVTKRTFGQTGLLIHTWYASHSLIKTIWIMAISQHQFYLDRKQSKTKTGATRSLEDLAIDLTEHGVTKINKLGETIAKNNLITASNGSLVSTGSADSEMSEEQKKEKLAELRKKEQAIQDILAKKTKELKKICLREAELTGKLPKEYPLSSGERPPQIRRRVGTAFKLDDLFPYHEDPFLRNLESRFALQQKIVEAAKKLANEAELCKTVKKKRRRNCLDAMQKLQQIEDEMNQYRIKKGKKPTQRASVIIADELNRSDGSSMSSLPLDDDDSDCASQRPRSRSVQGSPQLSPMRSLGGDYDSERSAPPRENHQHKNHCRIAFEGQLGPHYYHSPRAVSSTQSSPYRTVPRPPRDPHSMSSSPIMTRNAYSSIQLRSDGSPHGFRHRSGSLESRLRKDMESEKPVFILSPAHRSNSTELLEDCSSYTSQSSLDYIGASASHYSTLDSQTTAMHRLHRKVEVYGNTGSMPNLVQHHSGCSYTCETSAPSAYYVSGYQCPDTYTNDAYMYDSDVEGHYNVNPSYQVNGYHGHERFRHYSSDHADGFSQNPYATVRPPRNREGPKNELLAKNMQKVLVAEHLRGWYHRNKGHKDGRKGVMAAYDFDTGSQLSLGYQTMPAAFSHSSRTASFSSVSSVESTGNWHNQLAVGLSEYESPDAPQYSQSPYHYSPTHKCSPEKNVLRSEKMPRTSESADDQSST; translated from the exons ATGACGGAGGGTCGACTGTGTCAGGTGCAACTGCTGGACGAGAGaaagctggagctgctggttCAG CCCAAACTTCTGTCCTACGAGCTGCTGGACTTGGTGTCGTCTCATTTTAACCTCAAAGAGAAGGAATTTTTCGGCCTCGCGTTTTGCGACGACAA TGGTCGACGTAAGTGGCTTCAAATGGACCGCAGAGTTCTGGACCATGACTTCTCCAAGAAGTCGAGCTCTGTTGCTCTGAACTTCCTTGTCAG GTTTTACATAGAAAGCATAATGCAGCTCAAGGACATCATCACGGTGGAGCTCTTCTTCCTGAATGCTAAATCGGCTGTGTATAAT GGGGTAATAGAAGTGGAAAGCGAGAATGTCTTCAGACTGGCAGCAAGCGCTCTTCAG GAAGCTAAAGGAGACTACGTGAG TGATGAAACCACCCGAGCCGACTTGAAGAAACTACCAACTCTGCCAACCAAAGTTCTCAAGGAGCATCCGTCACTTGCATACTG CGAGGAGCGCGTGATTGAATACTATAAGCAAATGAAGGGCGTCTCCAGAGGACAAGCCATTGTGCA GTATTTGACGTTGGTGGAAACGCTGCCCACGTACGGAGTGCACTATTACGAGGTCAAGGTAGGTCCTCTGAAGAGATTCATGGGAATCATCTTGTTCCTGCCTTCAATCTGGGCTCTGTGTGCGCAGGACAAGCAAGGGATCCCGTGGTGGCTTGGAATCAGCTATAAGGGCATCAGCCAGTACGACCTTCAGGACAAATTAAAACCTCGAAAG CTTTACCAGTGGAAGCAGCTGGAAAACCTGTACTTCCGTGAGAAGAAGTTTGCAGTGGAAGTCAACGACCCGCACCG GAGAGCGGTGACTAAGCGCACGTTTGGTCAGACCGGTCTGCTCATCCACACTTGGTATGCTAGCCACTCGCTGATCAAAACCATATGGATCATGGCCATCAGTCAGCACCAGTTCTACTTGGACCGAAAGCAAAGCAAA ACGAAGACTGGAGCGACACGGAGCCTGGAGGACCTCGCCATCGATCTAACAGAGCATGGAGTCACCAAAATCAACAAGCTCGGAGAAACAATCGCAAAGAACAACTTGATAACAGCCAGCAACGGGAGTCTTGTGTCGACAG GCTCTGCAGATTCTGAGATGAGcgaggagcagaagaaggagaagctTGCAGAGTTAAGAAAGAAAGAGCAGGCCATCCAAGACATTTTGGCAAAGAAAACGAAAGAATTGAAGAAAATCTGCTTGAGAGAGGCG GAGCTGACTGGAAAGCTTCCCAAAGAGTATCCCCTGTCGTCAGGTGAGAGGCCACCGCAGATCAGAAGACGGGTGGGGACGGCTTTCAAGCTGGACGACCTCTTCCCGTATCATGAG GACCCTTTTCTCCGAAACCTGGAGAGCAGGTTTGCGCTGCAGCAGAAGATTGTCGAAGCGGCGAAGAAGCTGGCGAATGAGGCCGAACTGTGCAagactgtgaagaagaagaggaggaggaactgCCTGGATGCGATGCAGAAGCTACAGCAGATAGAGGACGAGATGAACCAGTACCGAATCAAGAAGGGGAAAAAGCCGACACAGCGAGCCTCTGTCATCATTGCAG atgaactCAACCGCTCAGACGGCAGCTCCATGTCCAGCCTCCCTCTAGATGACG ATGACTCCGACTGCGCCAGTCAGAGGCCACGCTCGCGCTCCGTCCAAGGTTCCCCTCAGCTGAGCCCGATGCGATCACTGGGCGGTGACTATGACTCAGAGCGCTCAGCTCCACCCCGAGAAAACCACCAGCACAAAAACCACTGCAG AATAGCTTTTGAAGGCCAGCTGGGTCCGCACTACTACCACAGTCCGAGAGCGGTGTCCTCCACTCAGAGTAGTCCCTATAGAACTGTCCCCAGGCCACCCAGAGATCCGCACAGCATGTCTTCCTCTCCGATTATGACCCGAAATGCCTACAGCAGCATCCAGCTCAG GTCAGACGGGTCGCCTCACGGTTTCAGGCATCGCAGTGGAAGTTTGGAGTCCCGTTTGAGGAAAGACATGGAATCTGAGAAGCCGGTTTTCATCTTGTCGCCTGCCCATCGCAGCAATAGCACTGAGCTGTTGGAGGACTGCTCCTCCTACACCAGTCAGTCCAGCCTGGACTACATCGGGGCGTccgcctcccactacagcacaCTGGACTCCCAAACAACAGCCATGCACCGCCTCCACAGGAAGGTGGAGGTGTACGGAAACACCGGGAGCATGCCCAACCTGGTCCAGCACCACTCTGGCTGTAGCTACACATGCGAGACCTCAGCACCCAGTGCCTACTACGTCTCTGGCTACCAGTGTCCAGACACGTACACAAACGATGCCTACATGTACGACAGCGACGTTGAAGGtcactacaatgtcaacccatCCTATCAAGTGAACGGCTACCATGGACATGAGAGGTTCCGGCACTACAGCAGCGACCACGCCGACGGGTTTTCGCAGAATCCGTACGCAACGGTGAGGCCACCTCGGAACAGGGAGGGGCCGAAAAACGAGCTCCTGGCTAAGAACATGCAGAAGGTGCTCGTGGCGGAGCACCTGAGAGGCTGGTACCATCGGAACAAGGGCCATAAGGATGGGAGGAAGGGGGTCATGGCGGCGTATGACTTTGACACCGGCTCCCAACTGAGTTTGGGCTACCAGACCATGCCAGCTGCTTTCAGTCACTCCAGCAGAACGGCCTCCTTCTCTTCAG TATCGTCGGTCGAGAGCACGGGAAACTGGCATAACCAGCTTGCAGTTGGCCTGAGCGAGTATGAATCACCTGACGCGCCTCAGTACTCCCAGTCTCCATATCACTACAGTCCCACACACAA ATGCTCTCCAGAAAAGAATGTATTGAGGTCTGAGAAAATGCCTAGAACATCAGAGTCAGCTGACGACCAGTCTAGCACTTAA
- the frmd4bb gene encoding FERM domain-containing protein 4B isoform X4 — MTEGRLCQVQLLDERKLELLVQPKLLSYELLDLVSSHFNLKEKEFFGLAFCDDNGRRKWLQMDRRVLDHDFSKKSSSVALNFLVRFYIESIMQLKDIITVELFFLNAKSAVYNGVIEVESENVFRLAASALQEAKGDYVSDETTRADLKKLPTLPTKVLKEHPSLAYWCVFAKISGRDCCITLISGLSTCSEERVIEYYKQMKGVSRGQAIVQYLTLVETLPTYGVHYYEVKDKQGIPWWLGISYKGISQYDLQDKLKPRKLYQWKQLENLYFREKKFAVEVNDPHRRAVTKRTFGQTGLLIHTWYASHSLIKTIWIMAISQHQFYLDRKQSKTKTGATRSLEDLAIDLTEHGVTKINKLGETIAKNNLITASNGSLVSTGSADSEMSEEQKKEKLAELRKKEQAIQDILAKKTKELKKICLREAELTGKLPKEYPLSSGERPPQIRRRVGTAFKLDDLFPYHEDPFLRNLESRFALQQKIVEAAKKLANEAELCKTVKKKRRRNCLDAMQKLQQIEDEMNQYRIKKGKKPTQRASVIIADELNRSDGSSMSSLPLDDDDSDCASQRPRSRSVQGSPQLSPMRSLGGDYDSERSAPPRENHQHKNHCRIAFEGQLGPHYYHSPRAVSSTQSSPYRTVPRPPRDPHSMSSSPIMTRNAYSSIQLRSDGSPHGFRHRSGSLESRLRKDMESEKPVFILSPAHRSNSTELLEDCSSYTSQSSLDYIGASASHYSTLDSQTTAMHRLHRKVEVYGNTGSMPNLVQHHSGCSYTCETSAPSAYYVSGYQCPDTYTNDAYMYDSDVEGHYNVNPSYQVNGYHGHERFRHYSSDHADGFSQNPYATVRPPRNREGPKNELLAKNMQKVLVAEHLRGWYHRNKGHKDGRKGVMAAYDFDTGSQLSLGYQTMPAAFSHSSRTASFSSVSSVESTGNWHNQLAVGLSEYESPDAPQYSQSPYHYSPTHKCSPEKNVLRSEKMPRTSESADDQSST, encoded by the exons ATGACGGAGGGTCGACTGTGTCAGGTGCAACTGCTGGACGAGAGaaagctggagctgctggttCAG CCCAAACTTCTGTCCTACGAGCTGCTGGACTTGGTGTCGTCTCATTTTAACCTCAAAGAGAAGGAATTTTTCGGCCTCGCGTTTTGCGACGACAA TGGTCGACGTAAGTGGCTTCAAATGGACCGCAGAGTTCTGGACCATGACTTCTCCAAGAAGTCGAGCTCTGTTGCTCTGAACTTCCTTGTCAG GTTTTACATAGAAAGCATAATGCAGCTCAAGGACATCATCACGGTGGAGCTCTTCTTCCTGAATGCTAAATCGGCTGTGTATAAT GGGGTAATAGAAGTGGAAAGCGAGAATGTCTTCAGACTGGCAGCAAGCGCTCTTCAG GAAGCTAAAGGAGACTACGTGAG TGATGAAACCACCCGAGCCGACTTGAAGAAACTACCAACTCTGCCAACCAAAGTTCTCAAGGAGCATCCGTCACTTGCATACTGGTGTGTATTTGCTAAAATCAGCGGACGAGATTGCTGCATCACTTTAATCTCGGGGCTCTCCACCTGCAGCGAGGAGCGCGTGATTGAATACTATAAGCAAATGAAGGGCGTCTCCAGAGGACAAGCCATTGTGCA GTATTTGACGTTGGTGGAAACGCTGCCCACGTACGGAGTGCACTATTACGAGGTCAAG GACAAGCAAGGGATCCCGTGGTGGCTTGGAATCAGCTATAAGGGCATCAGCCAGTACGACCTTCAGGACAAATTAAAACCTCGAAAG CTTTACCAGTGGAAGCAGCTGGAAAACCTGTACTTCCGTGAGAAGAAGTTTGCAGTGGAAGTCAACGACCCGCACCG GAGAGCGGTGACTAAGCGCACGTTTGGTCAGACCGGTCTGCTCATCCACACTTGGTATGCTAGCCACTCGCTGATCAAAACCATATGGATCATGGCCATCAGTCAGCACCAGTTCTACTTGGACCGAAAGCAAAGCAAA ACGAAGACTGGAGCGACACGGAGCCTGGAGGACCTCGCCATCGATCTAACAGAGCATGGAGTCACCAAAATCAACAAGCTCGGAGAAACAATCGCAAAGAACAACTTGATAACAGCCAGCAACGGGAGTCTTGTGTCGACAG GCTCTGCAGATTCTGAGATGAGcgaggagcagaagaaggagaagctTGCAGAGTTAAGAAAGAAAGAGCAGGCCATCCAAGACATTTTGGCAAAGAAAACGAAAGAATTGAAGAAAATCTGCTTGAGAGAGGCG GAGCTGACTGGAAAGCTTCCCAAAGAGTATCCCCTGTCGTCAGGTGAGAGGCCACCGCAGATCAGAAGACGGGTGGGGACGGCTTTCAAGCTGGACGACCTCTTCCCGTATCATGAG GACCCTTTTCTCCGAAACCTGGAGAGCAGGTTTGCGCTGCAGCAGAAGATTGTCGAAGCGGCGAAGAAGCTGGCGAATGAGGCCGAACTGTGCAagactgtgaagaagaagaggaggaggaactgCCTGGATGCGATGCAGAAGCTACAGCAGATAGAGGACGAGATGAACCAGTACCGAATCAAGAAGGGGAAAAAGCCGACACAGCGAGCCTCTGTCATCATTGCAG atgaactCAACCGCTCAGACGGCAGCTCCATGTCCAGCCTCCCTCTAGATGACG ATGACTCCGACTGCGCCAGTCAGAGGCCACGCTCGCGCTCCGTCCAAGGTTCCCCTCAGCTGAGCCCGATGCGATCACTGGGCGGTGACTATGACTCAGAGCGCTCAGCTCCACCCCGAGAAAACCACCAGCACAAAAACCACTGCAG AATAGCTTTTGAAGGCCAGCTGGGTCCGCACTACTACCACAGTCCGAGAGCGGTGTCCTCCACTCAGAGTAGTCCCTATAGAACTGTCCCCAGGCCACCCAGAGATCCGCACAGCATGTCTTCCTCTCCGATTATGACCCGAAATGCCTACAGCAGCATCCAGCTCAG GTCAGACGGGTCGCCTCACGGTTTCAGGCATCGCAGTGGAAGTTTGGAGTCCCGTTTGAGGAAAGACATGGAATCTGAGAAGCCGGTTTTCATCTTGTCGCCTGCCCATCGCAGCAATAGCACTGAGCTGTTGGAGGACTGCTCCTCCTACACCAGTCAGTCCAGCCTGGACTACATCGGGGCGTccgcctcccactacagcacaCTGGACTCCCAAACAACAGCCATGCACCGCCTCCACAGGAAGGTGGAGGTGTACGGAAACACCGGGAGCATGCCCAACCTGGTCCAGCACCACTCTGGCTGTAGCTACACATGCGAGACCTCAGCACCCAGTGCCTACTACGTCTCTGGCTACCAGTGTCCAGACACGTACACAAACGATGCCTACATGTACGACAGCGACGTTGAAGGtcactacaatgtcaacccatCCTATCAAGTGAACGGCTACCATGGACATGAGAGGTTCCGGCACTACAGCAGCGACCACGCCGACGGGTTTTCGCAGAATCCGTACGCAACGGTGAGGCCACCTCGGAACAGGGAGGGGCCGAAAAACGAGCTCCTGGCTAAGAACATGCAGAAGGTGCTCGTGGCGGAGCACCTGAGAGGCTGGTACCATCGGAACAAGGGCCATAAGGATGGGAGGAAGGGGGTCATGGCGGCGTATGACTTTGACACCGGCTCCCAACTGAGTTTGGGCTACCAGACCATGCCAGCTGCTTTCAGTCACTCCAGCAGAACGGCCTCCTTCTCTTCAG TATCGTCGGTCGAGAGCACGGGAAACTGGCATAACCAGCTTGCAGTTGGCCTGAGCGAGTATGAATCACCTGACGCGCCTCAGTACTCCCAGTCTCCATATCACTACAGTCCCACACACAA ATGCTCTCCAGAAAAGAATGTATTGAGGTCTGAGAAAATGCCTAGAACATCAGAGTCAGCTGACGACCAGTCTAGCACTTAA